Within the Salvia hispanica cultivar TCC Black 2014 chromosome 4, UniMelb_Shisp_WGS_1.0, whole genome shotgun sequence genome, the region AGTTGGAATCTCTCGATCTATCAAGAAACTCCCTTTATGGTCGAATTCCCAGCAGCCTTGCATCCATATCTGGTTTGGGTTATCTAGACTTGTCTTACAACAACTTAACAGGAAGGATTCCAGACGGCACACAGCTCCAGAGCTTCAATGCTTCAAGCTTCGTCGGTAACCATCTCTGTGGCCTGCCATTGACAAACAGCTGCAGTGAAGGAGGAATTGAAGAGATGAATGAGAAAGCTGCAGAGATTGAGTGGTTTTATGTGATGTTGTCATTGAGTTATGCAGTGGGATTTTCAGTGGCTTGTACAGCATTAGTGTTGAAGAAGGCGTGGAGAGTTGCATATTTTGGGTTGATAGAGAGGATGTGGATAAGATTCACAACATCTACATAGGATTAATAATGTATTATGCCTCTACTCTCAAATTATCTAGTGTAATGTTGCTTTCTTTTATTCCCAGTTTAGCTACAACTATTGTAACTTTAAATCAACTTTCCATATGTATGATGATGCATAATAGCTAAGTTGTTGATCAAAAATTTTGAGCAAAGTGGTTGGGGCATTTTATCAAATAGGAACTGTCCATAACTTCAACTCACGAAAGAAATTGGCAGAACACAGAGCATTCctaattcaatttattgattattatgCTCATAAACAGTCAAACCTGAAACATCGCATTGCTTCTTCACCGCTTGCAGATTTTGGGTTTGGTAGAGAGGATGTAGATAAGCCTCACAAcatatacacaaaattaacaatgctgttttccttttctctcAATTTAGATAAAACTATCATAACCTTACATCAACTTTCCATATTTAAGTTGTTGATGACAAGTTTTATTGAACTTTCACTACTACAAATTATACAACTCTATGTATGCCTCTACACTTTATAGCAACTTATCCATGAACTTttacacacaacaacacaatTAACTCTGCACAAGCTTGAAACCCCGGATTACGATGCCGCTCTGTTCACTCTGGAGCATCATTGTGGCTGCTGAGCCGCTGCTGCTGCGATTGGTGGTTAGCAAAGTAGTGGGGAGACGGAGCTTGGCCGGCTGCAATCTTGAGATGCTGCAGCTCATTCCTCAGCGAATCATTCAGAGCTGAATCAATGCACCACACAACATCAAAACCTCGTCACTACAAAGACATACGACATAATAAGACAGAGATAGATATACACCTTCTCTCAGCTCTGCTTGCTGCTGCAAAGCCTGCAGCTTAAGCTTGAGTTCCTTGTTCGCAGCTGTCAATCCACCGGCATCTCTCTGCATTGGATACATCACACATTAAGTCGCATATCATTATACCTGTCATGCATATTCAAGTTCTCAACGAGCACAACTAAGCCCGTAACTGGTGCAGAATTGATGTATACGTGAAAGCATGATTCAAGAAAGTCGATCAACTAACTACTGTTGGGGCAATTCTGTTAGAAGAGCACGAAGAACAGAAAACAGCAAACTATCGAACCAAGAACAGATAACTCCAAAAAGGGCCACATCACAGCAAAGGCCTTCACAGCAAATCTCAACTATTTTTTGGATACCATAAACTAAGAAATCCAAGAAACTAAAGACTCGAAAAACATACTCAAACTTTGAACAGATAAACTAACAAACTCGAAGATGAACTTGATAGAAATCTACATATCATGAATTGCATTGAATTGAAGTGTTATTACGTAACCTGCAACACTGTAATCTGAGCTGATAGTGTGGTTGCTTCAGTTTGCAGAGTCTGAACCTTCCTCTCGAGCTCACTCGTGTAACGGGTTTTACGCTCTTTTGATCGGGCTGCGGATTGCCTATTCGCAAGAATCCTACAAATAAAGGTGACTTTGTAAACTTCCAACCTCACAAAATTTCTCCAATCCatcaaaaaaaatctcaacttGATTGAACAAAAAGAGCAAGAGCAAACACAAAGGGATAGATAGTCTGGATTTTAGTTCTCCGTTGCTCGATTACAATTAACATACTACAAATTATGACTCACAAATGCATAATTTCTCCAACACACACCTCAGAAACTTCAATTTCACAACAATTAAAGATGAATTGGATCAGATTAAAGCTCAATTGAGTTAGGgttcataaaaaaaagcaCACCTTTTAGCTCTTTTGGGGTCAAGCAGAGCGAGTTCGGAAAGCCCTTCCATGGAGTTGCTATGCCGATGCTTTGGCGGCGGTGGAGCATCCACCTTGAGCCCGTCGAAGAAGTCGGCATCCAGCGACAAACTCCTCAGCGGCGCGGCGTCGCTCGCCGGCGGGAGGAGCGACGGGGGAAGGTCGAGATTGAGCTCCACCATGACGTCGTCGTCGAGGAGGATCTCGTCGAGGTCGAGGAAGCGGAATTGGGTCTCCGACTGCGCGCGGCGGTGCTGGGCGCGGCGGGTTGGGGTGTCTGGCATCTGGTCGAGCTCGGCCCGGCCCGGGAAGTAGGGGCCAGAGTTCACGGGCTTTCCGGTGAACATAGGTTAATTGAATTTGGGGGAAAAGTGCGGAAATGGTGAATTGGAGGTAGGAGATATAGgattgaagaagaagggaTTGAAATTGGGATTGGGTTGTTGATGGAAAGGGGGGAAAGTGGGGCCCGAGACGCCATGTTTGAGCAAAAAAGGCTTGTGAGAGTTGGTGCTGAGCTACTGCAGAAAGacttgttttgttttactatctcttttttcttcctttttttcagTCATACGTTTTTCGATCTCATCATGACGTCATACGGGATATTAGAATAAGTATTTAAAgtattatcaaaattagaaattgcATATTCTCGTggaacggactaaaaagaaaagagcgcatattcttatgggacggagagattAAGAGCAttcccatccgtgctcttagctaagagcaagGAGGTGGGCCCGGATCCACTTTTACTCcctgtccttagctaagagcacaacacccacatccgtgctcttagctaaagACAAGCTTAAGAGTCTcatcattctattattcaatttaaatacttcaattgctaaaaaaatttctacattataaaaaatacattaaaaaataaaaattacataattaaaatcctaaaataaaaatacataattaaaatcctagaaaataaaaaaatgcataattaaaatcctacaaattaaaaattcacataattaaagtgttatgagaatttttttgtgttgaagtgaaggtatttatagatgaaaatgtcaattttgggaaaaaaaattaaaaaataaattaaaagtggataggaaacggatataattttttggaaagtgggaaaatatttttttaattttaaaacatttttttaaattaatttcgaatttaaaaaaaaattgaatatgccAACGGTtaagccgttggccaatcagagAGCGCCACGTAAGGGTgttcagcggcacggacgtgctcttagctaagagcagcgccgtgccgctggcacagACGGACGAGCCGGTGGTCagtggcacggacggacgagcagCTCTAAAagcaccgctgcggatgctctaatatctTCACATTCTTTAATTGAGTATTTTATGTCGTCTCCAAGTCCAATAAAGCAGAGTTATTGGATTGGAAGAAGCAAACTtggaaatgagaaaataaaaaattaagacatttttataattttaattaaaatgaaatttgatactgtaattttttttattcagaATGGACATTTCTAAACAAATGCAACTAAACATTGTGAATGATGTAGTctcatttttgtcatttttatctGTCATAAAATTACTCCACtctagttttattaatttgttttgtctCTTTTTTATTACCAATTCATAATAAACCATGTGTAAGCCCAAAATTATGTACTCcatctattttttaaagttaacaattatttccattttgggtcattctttaaaaataaaaactttaaaaatctttctattttaggacatggaatccacaatccactaattaTTTCAGAACTCTTtcatttcatctctcttactttactcatttttcttttcttttctcttacttaacCAATTATTTTCACTTACTATATCAATGtgtattaaaatctgtgtcgttttaaatatttcaattttttgaatacgaagggagtatttgtaTGGGACATTGggaatatttattactccctccgtcccagataattcgtcccagtattccattttggtccgtcccacataatttgtctcacttcacttttaccatttttggtagtggaccccatattccactaactcattcctactcacattttattataaaactaatactttaaaagtaggacccacatcccaccaacttttttaactcactttccattacatttcttaaaatccgtgcccggttaaagtgggacgaattatccgggacggagggagtaactttaAATCCATGGCCGACTAGGGAAGTGTTTGGTAAGACAGAAATACGTGATCCTCCAATCACTAAGATGTAATATGAAACATCAACTTCAATCAACGTTATTGATTCTGGAAATGTTGTCTTTTCGGACATGATGATGTATGAAACATCAACTGCAATAGGGATTGTTTTGTCTGGAATCTATTAATAGTACTCATTAAACttaatatttggaatttttttgaaagacAGTCGTGTTTTAAGATGCTAATTGCGAAAATATATCAACTcgattaatttttatcaaaatagtaTTGAACTTGTAAGCTTGGGTATTAAAGGATAAATATGAGGTTAAGATATTTCAAACACGCTCAAAAAATTACCTCATTTTTAACTATAAGGTTAGTTTTTTGGTGGACTTGTTCAACTAAATTGAAAGGcaatatatcataattactttgaaaaagtacataataagTGAATAATAAGTGAATGCAGAACCAAAAGGTCACAATCATATCGAATCAAGAATAATCAATCAGCTTACATTGGATGTACATACATTTTCATAATTGACAGAATATCCAACCACGTTAtacatcataattttttttgtaaattactCATCcacatataatataatattagtcccctttaatttatataaaaaataatattaatcatgaaataCTTAATCGtgtatttgaaaatataaaaaactatTAGGATTCtgaatttgtatttattattgaaattctAACAAACTAGTAATAGATtgaataactatttttataaattcaactACGTACCTTTTTGcaactttttccattttgtatGACTTTGACTGTTCTTTTTGCATGAAATATGTGGAAGTGACGAAGTTAGAGATGTGTATGTAATGCATtaacttcaaaatattatagatagtCAGTATCTGTGATTTATtctatttgtaaaaaatattatagctaagacaaaaaaattaaaataaaactaacaaaaaataaaacaaactaacattaagaaaaaaactTACATATGGACTAATATCACtcaaacaaaatatgatccttaaaataagatttaaaagTGCTATTTTCCTCTGAGCTTATCTCCCACAAGTGTATCACTGACTCTACCTTAGTCTATTTTCCTTTTGCTATTTTGTTGACTTTGGGTGTTCTCTTTGCATGAAACATGTGGAAGCTATGAAGTTCGAGATGAATATGCAATACATTAACTTCAAGATATTATAGATAGTCAATTTCTATGATTTATTCTATtcgtaaataaaattatagctgagtcaaaaaaaattaaataaaactaacaaaaactaaaacaaagtaacattaagaaaaaaactTAAGTATGGACTAATATCACTCAAATATAACATGATCCCcaaaatatgatttaaatgTAATATTTCCTTTTACCTTCTCTCATATGAGTCTCTCTCCACAATTTTCGACTCGCCTTTGGCTCTTTGCCTTTCATTCTTTCTTATAGGACCATATCTCCACCGCCTCCGTCTCCATATATTATTGTAGGAGAACTCTCGTCGTTGGCCGCTTGAATTCTTCGAGGACacaataatgaaatttatctAATGTTTGTATTGAAAAGATAATTCCACAATGAAAgaacatgtatttatagacaaaaattaaagatctcaacaatttttaaaacctCATCATACAtcatagaaataaaaatgcatttaTCTTACCgataataacaattaaaatgactattaatttataattaaatcattatttgataaaattagtgTAGCCGCCAGACATCCTTTAACCATGGCTGAATCATAGCATGTTTTGTATATGCCATACGCTGAATTACGGAGTATATATTTGGGATAAGGGtaatgataaaatgcaaacttatatattgtacaaactcaaactATTCAATACAgcttcaacacaatatcaatacagtgtaaaatttcaagattttaatgttaacacggtatcaacacaatatcaacacaacatcaatcattgactaccattgaaattctgttgacattttcccgttgatgttttttttgtgatctgttgacatttttgtcaatagtccagatcatagttttgagtttgtacaatatttagagttttcatttgatcacattcctttGGGGTGATGTTTTGTAACTGATATCCACATTAAaaaagtagtataaatttacatgtggttacattactccctccgtcccccattaattATCCACTTTTgctattttcgtccgtccccgattaattgtccactttcacttttaccataaatagtaagtaggctTCACATTCCACATTAATGGGgtacggaggaagtattattttttttggctatAGTTGAATTTGTTTAGTCACGTGAGTGATATTTTATAAGATgtcatattaaataattttttgtataaaaataaagtactccctccgtcccattgaagatgacccactttcctttttggtttgtcccaaccaagatgacccattacttaaaatggaaatacctttatctctactttattctctctcccttactttactctctcctcttaacacacaaaatataactgcataaaatcccgtgccgcccaaggaaggggtcatcttccttgggacggagggagtagttgcATACAAAATCATGTAATCGCCTATTATTTATTCCACCcgtcacataaaaatatgagcaattGATAAgacacgagaattaagataaaattgataaaataagagagagcaTAAAAATGAGAGTTAAATAGTCTTAATGGATAGTAGAACTTACATTATTAATAGTGTTTGAtggtggtataagttgtaaataagttgatgTATAGAGATAGTAAATTGAGATATGTTTCTAAACAtagaatgcacatatttttgtgatacaaacgaaaatagaaagtgcacatatttttgtgatacaaACGAAAATAGAATTAAGTATTCAATATTGGAACTTAAAgatattcaatttcatatccaaaacttataaattattaaaattaaggccaaaactcgccttttatatggTTGCTATAGCTAGATGTCACAACATCTATTTTTTCTCAGGAAGTTTCTCTAACAATTCCGGTATGATATCAAAAAGGTCACCCACAAGTCCATAATCCGCAACCTGCAATTCCAGCATATGCCAAGACGACGAACACGAAGCACAAATTAGCGTCTCGAGACGGAGATCTTCAGTTTAACAGTTATAACGGCTCAAGATTTCAATATATACGTTTTATTGGAACACGGAAATTAGAAACCATAAGGATAGGATGTGTGTGAATGACCTGAAATATCGGTGCATCAGCATCTTTATTAACAGCAACGATGACTTTTGAATCTCTAATTCCAGCTAAGTGTTGAATAGCTCCAGAAACACCAAAAGCCATGTATAGTTCCGGAGCAACAATTTTCCCGGTCTGACCAACCTACATAATATTGATCGATTTGTCACAAAAACGGCAGCACCACAACAGTACACACGTGTAGTTTTGGAAACATGGACGAATTACAACAATGCATGAAGACTCTTCGTCTTACCTGGAGTTCATTTGGAACAAATCCTGCATCAACTGCAGCACGAGTGGCTCCAACTGCAAGAAATTGGACATTAGACGGAAGAGAAATTTCGTGtataataacaatattatggagtactaaattttCATCCATAGAACTGATGCAGGCAACTTAAACGTTTCTTGAGAAAAGATTTATAGACCACAACGTTGCGACTTATGAGTCTAAGATCCTTAAGAATAATAACCTGCAGCACCAAGTTTCTCAGCAAGCTTCTCgatcattttaaaattctcaGCACTTTTTAGACCTCGCCCTCCAGTGACAACAATGCGTGCGTTTGCCAGATCTGGGCGTTCTGTATCCTGAGAGGAGATGCTTACATACCTCGATTTTCCATCTGCATCATCTGAAACAACAACGAGATGTTTCTAGATTATAGTTTCTGAAAGGAGAATTAAACATGATgcaatagaataaataaggttATGCAGTCACTCAAATCTCTTCTATGTAAACAACCAAAACCATGAAGCTGAGGATACATTTTGGCATCAAATATATGACAAACCTTCGCTGAAGGCTGAAAGATCAATCTTTTCGATACATTTGTCATTTGAAACTGAAGCTGGCGCCATTCCCGTAGGAAATGAAGTAGCTCTAATAGTCAGCATACAAGGGTTTGAACCGGTGTATCGAACAGTACTAAGTGCATTTCCAGCATATATTGGCCTGCTCTGTGAAAGAATACGCAAGTAAAATGcaattatatattcatatttgttGACATGCTACCAGTATTAACTTGTATCAGCCAGACAACAATAGATTACCTAACAAAAAGATTCGAGCCGCTAATCTCTGTAACATCGGTGATAGGTGAAACATCGAGAAGTGCTGCTGCACGAGGGAGAACATTCTTTCCAAAAGAACCTGATCCAGCAATTATGTGAGAATAGCTATGTTTCTGCTGTACAAGATGCACCAGTTTAGCCCATGGTTCTGCTAGAGCATATGTGAACCTCTCCGAATCAGCAAGAAGGACCTGAGCAACAAATAGGTACGCATATGTAATATCCGAAAGACCGAAAGACTAGAACATATTCCTCATGAAACCGTATTGCTTCGTGTAATCGTGTTGCAAAACCATTTCTGTTAACAATAACTTGTCAAACTCCACTGTGATTGACTTCCATTTTATACCACGTAAGAACCAACTATCAACACGTAAAATGCACTACTTATTCCAAACAATAAGCTACTATCTCCGTTTTTAACAAAAGTAGGTTGGTTATCCTAATTTATGTGTTTAAAACAATACAACTTTATTAGCAGGCTAACGCTCTCCCATTTAATAGGAGAGACAAGAagaatatttgttttcttgattctatcattttttttttataatttttgtaacaAATGAGATCATGGTCCACTACACactagtatttcttaaaactacACAGAACCACAAAACACACGCAATATGCTTCACAACCATTCCCTACTGAACATGTTCCATCTTAAGGAAGGCTATAGATGAATGAAGCTACTCGGATCCCATCTCCGATAAAAGCTCGTGCAAGTTGCTTAGTGAAACTCATTAACTGAAGTACTCGAGTTTGAGATTGACAGTACAAAGCATGCCGAACTGACCTTGCttgatattataattgttAACTTGGTACAACTTATTcttatatactttaattagtaATAAGTACACcgaatatacaaataattttatttgtttatagaTAATAAAAAGCAAGAACTATATAAATGcaaatctaaatttaaatctAGTAAGCTTGTCTGGGCTCGATTAAGCTCATGAGACTCAAAGTGTTGATAAATAAAGCTCAACAAATTAGCCAGGCTTGAGCTTAGCACGATCGACTCAACTCCAATCAAGCTcttaaaaaatcacaacacCACAAAAACTAAGCAATACCCTTCCCTCATTACACAAGTTGCATCATAACAAGCCCATTGAAATGCAATTGATCATCATCCATAAAATGTTGGGAATACCTTAGAAATGGAAGGGTGGAAGCAAGCAGCATGAGCAGCAGCCTCCTGCAAGGAAGGACCCGAACCAGCAAGGAGCAAAGACACAGAATTGTCTCCACCCAAACGCTTAGCAGCCTCCACTGCACACAACGAAGACGCCTCGATGGATCCCCCCTTGTGCTCCCCCAAAACCAGAGTGCTAAGCTATAtcaaaaaaggagaaaaaagaaactaaTTCATAACATTCAGCTATTAGACATTGAAGTTGAACTCTTCATCACACAATTCACTCTTcaattttgcataaatttaaattgccACTAAACAATCAATGTGAACAACGCAAATGCCAATTCTTAGCAAATAAAGCCATCTGCAATCACTAACAAGTGTTCTAAACAATCCGTGGACAACTAAAATCACATTATTACTCCTCCATTGCTAACAAAATCCGCAGAGTGATGAACAACGATTCgcataaatgaaattacaagcatgaaactggaaaaaaaaaaaaaaaaaaggtacggAATTGTTGATTTCTTACTGAGATACGGAAATTGGAAAAACGAGAACTTACAAATCGCGAAGAATGAGCCACGCGAGTAGCAAACGAACGCCTCCGAATCGATCCGAGCAGAGCTTGAATTGTCATCTTCTTCGATTGTGTATAATGTGAGTTTCAGTTTTCAGTTTGCTTTTATAAGTTCAAATAAAGCTCGGTTTTTTcactcaatttattttaaagattttatattatttgacgtttttattttttacccTCTTACATTAATTgaattcagattttttttccaGGGATGGGGAGTGGagtgtttttttcttttatatattttgaattttgactcttttttattaaaaaaaatactaagtGGTGGACTATTAAATAGATAttgtaactaattaaaataatataaaaatatttatatattatggaGAAAAATCAGTGTATGGTTTTGGATTGAGTTGACACCTATCCATTAAGTAATCAGttacaaaaaacaaaagaagttGCGTCTTTCCCTTTTGTTCTATCAATATAATTTAGtgaatttttaatgaaaatcagTGAATTTCTCATTGttgtataaaatttagaataatTGGGTATCAATTCATATACTTCTATTAAACacaataatgataaaaaaaagtcataaacctacaaataaaatttaaattcataaaattataatgacAATGTACATACTTTTGATGCAATTCGcttaaataagttaaattaTAGGTAAATAGTGCTATTTTGCATAAGACGACCAAGACGATCCAACCTCGTGTTTTCGTCTAGTGTTGTTTGTAGCTTTCATCCAACAAAAGAGCTTGAATTTTGGGAACCAGGAGCAGCTTGAGAAGAGATGAAAGTGGCGTGGGGAATAAGAAGG harbors:
- the LOC125220721 gene encoding putative receptor like protein 25 gives rise to the protein MKQLESLDLSRNSLYGRIPSSLASISGLGYLDLSYNNLTGRIPDGTQLQSFNASSFVGNHLCGLPLTNSCSEGGIEEMNEKAAEIEWFYVMLSLSYAVGFSVACTALVLKKAWRVAYFGLIERMWIRFTTST
- the LOC125218200 gene encoding transcription factor VIP1-like, with product MFTGKPVNSGPYFPGRAELDQMPDTPTRRAQHRRAQSETQFRFLDLDEILLDDDVMVELNLDLPPSLLPPASDAAPLRSLSLDADFFDGLKVDAPPPPKHRHSNSMEGLSELALLDPKRAKRILANRQSAARSKERKTRYTSELERKVQTLQTEATTLSAQITVLQRDAGGLTAANKELKLKLQALQQQAELREALNDSLRNELQHLKIAAGQAPSPHYFANHQSQQQRLSSHNDAPE
- the LOC125219496 gene encoding electron transfer flavoprotein subunit alpha, mitochondrial, yielding MTIQALLGSIRRRSFATRVAHSSRFLSTLVLGEHKGGSIEASSLCAVEAAKRLGGDNSVSLLLAGSGPSLQEAAAHAACFHPSISKVLLADSERFTYALAEPWAKLVHLVQQKHSYSHIIAGSGSFGKNVLPRAAALLDVSPITDVTEISGSNLFVRPIYAGNALSTVRYTGSNPCMLTIRATSFPTGMAPASVSNDKCIEKIDLSAFSEDDADGKSRYVSISSQDTERPDLANARIVVTGGRGLKSAENFKMIEKLAEKLGAAVGATRAAVDAGFVPNELQVGQTGKIVAPELYMAFGVSGAIQHLAGIRDSKVIVAVNKDADAPIFQVADYGLVGDLFDIIPELLEKLPEKK